A genomic segment from Micromonospora echinaurantiaca encodes:
- a CDS encoding protealysin inhibitor emfourin has protein sequence MTGVKIALVTVLLTGCSAAEPSRTDQTRTGAATPSAVPTTPVAPTGTVAPAPSGTVAPAPTGTVAAPTAGRIVLTRSGGFAGRGDTVTVEPDGRWTAVDRAGSRRTGRLDQADLDRLRRLVADPRLPAEAGRANVDTACQDAFSYRLTVDTVETGYVDCPADGALPEVTSAVVALLTRATG, from the coding sequence GTCAAGATCGCGTTGGTCACCGTGCTGCTCACCGGCTGCTCGGCCGCCGAGCCCTCCCGCACCGACCAGACCCGCACCGGTGCCGCCACCCCGTCGGCCGTACCCACCACACCGGTCGCCCCGACCGGGACGGTCGCGCCGGCTCCGAGCGGGACGGTCGCGCCGGCTCCGACCGGGACGGTCGCCGCACCGACCGCCGGCCGGATCGTGCTCACCCGCAGCGGCGGCTTCGCGGGCCGGGGCGACACCGTCACGGTCGAGCCCGACGGCCGGTGGACGGCCGTCGACCGGGCCGGATCGCGGCGTACCGGGCGGCTGGACCAGGCCGACCTCGACCGGCTGCGCCGGCTGGTCGCCGACCCGCGGCTGCCCGCCGAAGCTGGCCGGGCCAACGTCGACACGGCGTGCCAGGACGCGTTCAGCTACCGGCTGACCGTCGACACCGTCGAGACCGGATACGTCGACTGCCCCGCCGACGGCGCCCTCCCCGAGGTCACCAGCGCCGTGGTGGCGTTGCTGACGCGGGCCACCGGCTGA
- a CDS encoding histidine phosphatase family protein, which translates to MATRLLYLARHGEQDRPPQTPPGVDPPETGLSARGRRQATLLGERLRGVPFDAVHHGPLPRAAQTAELIAAALPGIRVHASDEVGDHLPDDTDPAGLPEAYARFLAGFSAAERADGPRLTAAALRRFATAPADGDRRDLIVTHTFLIAWFVRHALDAPERRWLGFNAHNCGLTVIRYRDGVPPTLIAVNDVAHLPPDLRATGLPADYVF; encoded by the coding sequence ATGGCGACCCGCCTGCTCTACCTGGCCCGGCACGGCGAGCAGGATCGCCCTCCGCAGACCCCACCGGGCGTCGACCCGCCGGAGACCGGGCTCTCCGCCCGCGGCCGCCGGCAGGCGACGCTGCTCGGCGAGCGGCTGCGCGGCGTACCGTTCGACGCCGTGCACCACGGCCCGCTGCCCCGGGCCGCGCAGACGGCCGAACTGATCGCCGCCGCCCTGCCCGGGATCCGGGTGCACGCGTCGGACGAGGTCGGCGACCACCTGCCGGACGACACCGACCCGGCCGGGCTGCCCGAGGCGTACGCCCGGTTCCTGGCCGGCTTCAGCGCGGCCGAGCGGGCCGACGGGCCGCGACTGACCGCGGCGGCCCTCCGCCGGTTCGCCACCGCGCCGGCCGACGGCGACCGACGCGACCTGATCGTCACCCACACGTTCCTGATCGCCTGGTTCGTCCGGCACGCACTGGACGCGCCGGAGCGGCGCTGGCTGGGCTTCAACGCGCACAACTGCGGGTTGACGGTGATCCGCTACCGGGACGGCGTGCCGCCGACCCTGATCGCGGTCAACGACGTCGCCCACCTGCCGCCGGACCTGCGCGCCACCGGCCTGCCCGCCGACTACGTGTTCTGA
- a CDS encoding DUF998 domain-containing protein yields MSELTVGARPVDRATWDRALLAGGALAGPLWVVAALAQGLTRDGFDFRRHPVSVLSTGDLGWIQIGSFVLAGLLCLGAAAALRRVPHPGLGPRTAPWLVGQYGLGMVLAGVFVADPLDGFPTGTPAGPGEVSWHGLAHLGAGVLAFTALIGACLVAGRRFARRGERGWAAYSVASGGYFAVAWVALMVSAGNPVAMLGFGAAAVVGWAWMSATLVRALRTG; encoded by the coding sequence ATGAGCGAGCTGACCGTCGGCGCCCGGCCGGTGGACCGGGCAACCTGGGACCGGGCGCTGCTGGCCGGCGGCGCGCTGGCCGGGCCGCTCTGGGTGGTCGCCGCCCTGGCGCAGGGCCTGACCCGGGACGGCTTCGACTTCCGGCGGCACCCGGTGAGCGTGCTGAGCACCGGCGACCTGGGCTGGATCCAGATCGGCAGCTTCGTCCTCGCCGGCCTGCTCTGCCTGGGCGCGGCGGCCGCGCTGCGCCGGGTGCCGCATCCCGGCCTCGGGCCGCGTACCGCGCCCTGGCTCGTCGGTCAGTACGGCCTGGGCATGGTGCTCGCCGGTGTCTTCGTGGCGGACCCGCTGGACGGCTTCCCGACCGGTACGCCGGCCGGCCCGGGCGAGGTGAGTTGGCACGGCCTGGCACACCTCGGCGCCGGTGTGCTGGCCTTCACCGCGCTGATCGGGGCCTGCCTGGTCGCCGGGCGCCGGTTCGCCCGCCGGGGCGAGCGGGGCTGGGCGGCGTACAGCGTCGCCAGCGGGGGGTACTTCGCGGTGGCCTGGGTGGCGTTGATGGTCTCCGCCGGCAACCCGGTGGCGATGCTCGGGTTCGGGGCGGCCGCGGTGGTTGGCTGGGCCTGGATGTCGGCGACCCTGGTACGCGCCCTGCGGACGGGCTGA
- a CDS encoding VOC family protein, with amino-acid sequence MTMNALTRSQIYVLDQNEALDFYVGKLGMEVHTDADLGFMRWLTVNVPGDRQREILLETPGPPRLDPKTAEQVRELLTKGAMGGSLFLTTDDAHKTYADLVAKGVDITDEPTDRPYGIDFGIRDPFGNHIRIGQMHEQG; translated from the coding sequence ATGACGATGAACGCACTGACCCGCTCCCAGATCTACGTCCTCGACCAGAACGAGGCCCTCGACTTCTACGTCGGCAAGCTCGGCATGGAGGTGCACACCGACGCGGACCTCGGCTTCATGCGCTGGCTGACGGTCAACGTCCCCGGTGACCGGCAGCGGGAGATCCTGCTGGAGACCCCCGGCCCGCCGCGGCTGGACCCGAAGACCGCCGAGCAGGTCCGGGAACTGCTCACCAAGGGCGCGATGGGCGGCTCCCTCTTCCTCACCACCGACGACGCCCACAAGACGTACGCGGACCTGGTCGCCAAGGGCGTGGACATCACCGACGAGCCGACCGACCGCCCGTACGGGATCGACTTCGGCATCCGTGACCCGTTCGGCAACCACATCCGCATCGGCCAGATGCACGAGCAGGGCTGA
- a CDS encoding helix-turn-helix domain-containing protein, translated as MSRAVEESNRAMLRARDAMDRSYDKPLDIPALARIAHVSEAHFIRTFRATFGETPHRYLQRRRVERAMYLLLQTDRDVTDICYAVGFGSLGTFSRTFRQIVGESPTEYRKRVAPAAAVPTCFTKAWTRPSSFG; from the coding sequence GTGAGTCGCGCGGTCGAGGAGTCGAACCGGGCGATGCTGCGCGCCCGGGACGCCATGGACCGGTCGTACGACAAGCCGCTGGACATCCCCGCGCTGGCCCGGATCGCGCACGTGTCGGAGGCGCACTTCATCCGGACCTTCCGGGCCACCTTCGGCGAGACCCCGCACCGCTACCTCCAGCGCCGGCGGGTCGAGCGGGCGATGTACCTGCTGCTGCAGACCGACCGGGACGTCACCGACATCTGCTACGCGGTGGGCTTCGGCAGCCTGGGCACGTTCAGCCGGACGTTCCGACAGATCGTCGGCGAGTCGCCCACCGAGTACCGCAAGCGGGTGGCGCCCGCGGCGGCGGTGCCGACCTGCTTCACCAAGGCCTGGACCAGACCCAGCAGTTTTGGATAA
- a CDS encoding GNAT family N-acetyltransferase, producing MRVTVRSGTAADAAALAGLRWRRVTEERGYTGTDRADFLAMFAAWAAEHSSSHLSFLAEVDNEVVGMAWLMVADRVPTPVRRHRRSGDVQSVYVVPELRDAGVGAILLEAVLAEAAKLELEQVTVHSTERAIPFYQRVGFQHDQRWLRWQPE from the coding sequence ATGCGGGTGACGGTACGTAGCGGGACCGCGGCGGACGCCGCGGCGTTGGCCGGCCTCCGGTGGCGGAGGGTCACCGAGGAACGCGGCTACACCGGGACGGACCGCGCCGACTTCCTGGCGATGTTCGCCGCCTGGGCGGCCGAGCACAGCTCCAGCCACCTGTCCTTCCTCGCCGAGGTGGACAACGAGGTGGTCGGCATGGCCTGGCTGATGGTGGCCGACCGGGTGCCGACGCCGGTGCGGCGGCACCGGCGCAGTGGCGACGTCCAGTCGGTGTACGTGGTGCCGGAGCTGCGGGACGCCGGGGTCGGCGCGATCCTGCTGGAGGCCGTGCTGGCCGAGGCGGCGAAGCTGGAGTTGGAGCAGGTCACGGTCCACTCGACGGAGCGGGCCATTCCCTTCTACCAGCGGGTGGGCTTCCAGCACGACCAGCGGTGGCTCCGCTGGCAGCCGGAGTGA
- a CDS encoding nuclear transport factor 2 family protein has product MTETTAPSRQHEATVERYLRFWNAGTPEEQQRLAATTFTDDIEYHAPVGVLAGRQALIDFRDRFAQHMGTVAFRGREEPQIHHDRARLRWEIQVGAESFAAGTDVLAFDPDGRISSVSAFLDRAPEGFDPHAHD; this is encoded by the coding sequence ATGACCGAGACCACCGCACCGTCGCGGCAGCACGAGGCGACCGTCGAGCGCTACCTGCGGTTCTGGAACGCCGGGACGCCGGAGGAGCAGCAGCGCCTCGCCGCGACGACCTTCACCGACGACATCGAGTACCACGCCCCGGTCGGCGTCCTCGCCGGCCGGCAGGCGCTGATCGACTTCCGGGACCGGTTCGCCCAGCACATGGGCACGGTGGCGTTCCGCGGCCGGGAGGAGCCCCAGATCCACCACGACCGCGCCCGGCTGCGCTGGGAGATCCAGGTCGGCGCGGAGTCCTTCGCGGCCGGCACCGACGTGCTGGCGTTCGACCCGGACGGCCGGATCAGCTCGGTCAGTGCCTTCCTGGACCGGGCACCCGAGGGCTTCGACCCGCACGCGCACGACTGA
- a CDS encoding helix-turn-helix transcriptional regulator: MTNTEPVGVLVRRWRERRGRSQLDVSLSAELSARHLSFIETGRANPSRSMIERLCDELDVPLRERNAFYLAAGFAPVHTERALTDLGAARAAIDAVLAGHEPNPALAVNVRWELLTANRAMMAFLHGVPEELRTPPVNVLRATLHPDGLSRQIRNLAQWRIQLLRRVRRQLARTAAEGLAELLAELAAYPVPREPAASTGTRLVDDLVIPMRLATEHGELALLYTTTVFGSPRDVTLDEISIETFFPANRQTAEILRSMSAASGGSMAGSRA, encoded by the coding sequence ATGACCAACACCGAACCGGTCGGGGTGCTGGTACGGCGCTGGCGGGAGCGCCGGGGCCGCTCACAGCTCGACGTGTCGCTCTCGGCCGAGCTGTCCGCCCGGCATCTGAGCTTCATCGAGACCGGGCGCGCCAACCCGAGCCGGAGCATGATCGAGCGGCTCTGCGACGAGCTCGACGTGCCGCTGCGCGAGCGCAACGCCTTCTACCTGGCCGCCGGGTTCGCGCCCGTGCACACCGAACGCGCGCTCACCGATCTCGGCGCGGCCCGGGCGGCCATCGACGCCGTACTCGCCGGCCACGAGCCCAACCCGGCGCTCGCCGTCAACGTCCGCTGGGAGCTGCTGACCGCCAACCGGGCCATGATGGCGTTCCTGCACGGCGTCCCGGAGGAGCTGCGCACACCCCCGGTCAACGTGCTGCGCGCGACACTGCACCCGGACGGCCTGTCCCGGCAGATCCGGAACCTCGCCCAGTGGCGTATCCAGTTGCTGCGCCGGGTGCGCCGGCAGCTCGCCCGCACCGCGGCGGAGGGCCTGGCGGAGCTGCTGGCCGAGCTGGCGGCGTACCCGGTGCCGCGGGAGCCCGCCGCGAGCACCGGCACCCGCCTGGTGGACGACCTGGTGATCCCGATGCGGCTGGCCACCGAGCACGGCGAGCTGGCCCTGCTCTACACGACGACGGTGTTCGGCTCGCCGCGGGACGTGACGCTCGACGAGATCTCCATCGAGACGTTCTTCCCGGCGAACCGCCAGACGGCGGAGATCCTCCGGAGCATGTCCGCGGCCTCGGGCGGATCGATGGCGGGCAGTCGGGCCTGA
- a CDS encoding RNA polymerase sigma factor, with protein MTDAEIIAWSAQDPDIFSTIIDRHARGVHRHLVRRLGVPAADVLVAETFLAAFRLRHRFDINRSDARPWLDGLATELANQYRAAGKAER; from the coding sequence TTGACGGACGCCGAAATAATCGCCTGGTCCGCGCAGGATCCCGACATCTTCTCGACAATCATCGACCGGCACGCCCGGGGCGTCCATCGTCACCTGGTGCGACGCCTCGGCGTGCCGGCCGCGGACGTACTCGTCGCCGAGACCTTCCTCGCGGCGTTCCGTCTTCGGCATCGGTTCGACATCAACCGGTCCGACGCTCGGCCCTGGCTCGACGGGCTCGCTACCGAGCTGGCCAACCAGTACCGGGCGGCAGGGAAGGCCGAACGATGA
- a CDS encoding CU044_5270 family protein: MDEMRLLQQLGDETGLPAAERLKPARGRLAAAMAATAAEPSAPAASTLPATPPRSRRPAWRLVLGGVAAAGLAAAIASVLVLAPDQLGGSTPPARADAPQVLRNAATAALRAPDVDPRPDQFVYIRSQEGSELRESWRSVDGTRDGLIVETAAAGRTKWVVPGCRNGRAVAVKGNLVVPGETERCTPEPAHRADLPTDAAAMRAFLAKNASGETGDANALGKDVLYYLTDSYLRPRTLAALYEAAATMPDLQAVPSAKDAAGRPGIGITWPSTNGSGELVLVFHPETYTFLGVGGPAGGSAVLAVAVVDRVGQTA, translated from the coding sequence ATGGATGAGATGCGACTTCTCCAGCAGCTCGGCGACGAGACCGGGCTGCCGGCAGCCGAGCGGTTGAAGCCGGCCCGCGGCCGGCTGGCGGCCGCCATGGCCGCCACGGCTGCGGAACCTTCGGCACCCGCGGCGTCCACCCTGCCGGCGACGCCGCCCCGCTCGCGACGGCCGGCCTGGCGGCTGGTGCTCGGCGGGGTGGCGGCGGCAGGTCTGGCTGCGGCGATCGCTTCGGTACTGGTGCTCGCACCGGACCAGCTCGGTGGCAGCACGCCACCCGCCCGGGCCGACGCCCCCCAGGTGCTGCGGAACGCGGCGACCGCCGCGCTGCGGGCGCCCGATGTCGATCCCCGGCCGGACCAGTTCGTCTACATCCGCTCCCAGGAGGGGAGTGAGCTGCGGGAGAGCTGGAGGTCGGTGGACGGGACGCGGGACGGTCTGATCGTCGAGACCGCTGCCGCCGGCCGTACGAAGTGGGTCGTTCCCGGCTGCCGGAACGGGCGGGCGGTGGCGGTGAAGGGCAACCTGGTGGTGCCGGGCGAGACCGAGAGGTGCACCCCGGAGCCCGCCCACCGCGCCGACCTGCCCACCGACGCCGCCGCGATGCGGGCCTTCCTGGCGAAGAATGCCAGCGGGGAAACCGGCGACGCCAATGCCCTCGGCAAGGACGTCCTCTACTACCTCACCGACAGCTACCTGCGCCCCCGGACGCTGGCCGCGCTCTACGAGGCCGCGGCGACGATGCCGGACCTGCAGGCCGTGCCGTCCGCCAAGGACGCCGCGGGCCGGCCGGGCATCGGCATCACCTGGCCCTCGACGAACGGCTCGGGCGAACTCGTGCTCGTCTTCCACCCCGAGACCTACACCTTCCTCGGTGTGGGCGGGCCGGCGGGAGGCTCGGCCGTGTTGGCCGTCGCCGTCGTCGACCGAGTCGGCCAGACGGCTTGA
- a CDS encoding RNA polymerase sigma factor, which translates to MLDADVGAVTDAAIIDRSVRDPEAFSTIFDRHAPHIHRYLARRLGVPAADDLVAETFLAAFRRRDRFDTTHPDARPWLYGIATRIVGQHRRDEEREYRLRQAYVPATSEASHANRVATVVTAQSLRRPLLEALAELSDGDRDVLLLIAWEELRYEDVAAALSIPVGTVRSRLNRARRLLRERLGGAPASAIEEVLGHG; encoded by the coding sequence ATGTTGGATGCCGATGTCGGTGCGGTGACGGACGCCGCGATCATCGATCGCTCCGTGCGGGACCCGGAGGCGTTCTCGACGATCTTCGACCGGCACGCGCCCCACATCCACCGTTACCTGGCGCGGCGCCTCGGTGTGCCGGCCGCGGACGACCTGGTCGCGGAGACGTTCCTCGCGGCCTTCCGCCGCCGGGACCGATTCGACACCACCCATCCGGACGCGCGGCCGTGGCTGTACGGGATCGCCACCAGGATCGTCGGCCAGCACCGGCGGGATGAGGAGCGCGAGTACCGGCTGCGGCAGGCGTACGTGCCCGCGACGAGCGAGGCGTCGCACGCCAACCGGGTCGCCACCGTGGTGACGGCGCAATCACTACGCCGGCCCCTTCTCGAGGCGTTGGCCGAACTCTCCGACGGAGATCGCGACGTGTTGCTGCTGATCGCCTGGGAGGAACTCAGGTACGAGGACGTCGCCGCCGCACTGTCGATTCCGGTCGGCACCGTGCGGTCACGACTCAACCGAGCCCGCAGGCTGCTCCGTGAGCGGCTGGGCGGCGCACCCGCCAGCGCGATCGAGGAGGTACTGGGACATGGATGA
- a CDS encoding Eco57I restriction-modification methylase domain-containing protein, with protein sequence MILPSAAIDTGALRKARGAFFTPEPLARHITDWAVRSPDDRVLEPSCGEAAFLLAAVDRLAALRGPGTLAQGTGSLDGVELHEASAQAARDLLQQAGVTSTILTADFFTVTPKPHYDVVIGNPPYIRYQDFAGEARRRSREVYLTAERNFDLYEAADGQIRRTRS encoded by the coding sequence ATGATCCTTCCTTCCGCCGCGATCGACACTGGCGCGCTGCGGAAGGCTCGCGGCGCCTTCTTCACCCCGGAGCCACTGGCGAGGCACATCACGGACTGGGCAGTCCGGTCGCCAGACGATCGGGTGTTGGAACCCTCATGCGGCGAAGCGGCATTCCTGCTCGCAGCCGTCGACCGGCTCGCCGCACTGCGCGGTCCCGGCACCCTCGCGCAGGGTACTGGCAGCCTTGACGGTGTCGAACTTCACGAGGCGTCCGCGCAGGCCGCCCGAGACTTGCTTCAACAGGCGGGCGTTACGTCAACCATACTGACGGCAGACTTTTTCACCGTCACCCCGAAGCCGCACTATGACGTCGTCATCGGCAATCCCCCTTACATTCGCTACCAGGACTTTGCGGGTGAGGCACGGAGGCGGTCGCGAGAGGTGTACTTGACGGCGGAGCGGAACTTCGATCTCTACGAGGCTGCCGACGGCCAGATCCGCCGCACCAGGAGCTAA
- a CDS encoding transposase, giving the protein MTASEFPYAAQALQIRRHRRRLDQPRCFTTETVYAITSLRLHQAKPAQLAAWIRSHWNIENKIHWVRDVTYDEDRSQTRIGTGPQVMAALRNAAIGALRTAGITNIAAANRHHARDSTRPLALLGIT; this is encoded by the coding sequence ATGACTGCTTCAGAGTTCCCGTACGCCGCGCAGGCGCTGCAGATCCGCCGTCACCGACGACGTCTCGACCAGCCCAGATGCTTCACCACCGAGACCGTCTACGCGATCACCAGCCTGCGCCTGCACCAGGCCAAGCCCGCACAACTGGCCGCATGGATCCGCAGCCACTGGAACATCGAGAACAAAATCCACTGGGTGCGGGACGTCACCTACGACGAGGACCGTTCCCAGACCCGCATCGGCACTGGCCCTCAGGTCATGGCTGCCCTACGCAACGCCGCGATCGGCGCCCTGCGCACCGCCGGCATAACCAACATCGCCGCCGCCAACCGCCACCACGCCCGCGACAGCACACGCCCTCTCGCCCTACTCGGCATCACCTGA
- a CDS encoding SigE family RNA polymerase sigma factor: MPRQQEFDEFVVARSPRLLRVAFLLTRDWVAAEDLLQTALSKAWFVWSRIEPNPEPYVRKIIANTYVSWWRRRWNVEEPIAELPERTAVASDQFAAVDVRDELWQSLGRLPKRQRLVLVLRYFEDLSEAETAEVMGCSVGTVKSQASRALAKLRLDESLGVIA; the protein is encoded by the coding sequence GTGCCGAGACAGCAGGAGTTCGATGAGTTTGTGGTGGCGCGCTCGCCTCGGTTGTTGCGTGTCGCGTTTCTGCTTACGCGGGATTGGGTGGCGGCTGAGGATCTGCTGCAGACTGCGCTATCGAAGGCATGGTTTGTGTGGAGCCGGATTGAGCCGAATCCGGAGCCTTACGTGCGGAAGATCATCGCGAATACGTATGTGTCGTGGTGGCGGCGTAGATGGAACGTCGAGGAGCCTATTGCGGAGCTGCCAGAGCGAACGGCTGTTGCATCGGATCAGTTCGCGGCCGTTGATGTTCGGGATGAGCTGTGGCAGTCCCTGGGACGATTACCGAAGCGGCAACGCCTTGTGCTGGTATTGCGGTATTTCGAGGATCTAAGTGAGGCCGAGACCGCGGAGGTTATGGGCTGCTCCGTTGGAACCGTCAAAAGTCAGGCATCCAGGGCGTTGGCGAAATTGCGCCTGGATGAATCGTTGGGAGTGATAGCATGA